One window of Microbacterium sp. Root61 genomic DNA carries:
- the rplX gene encoding 50S ribosomal protein L24 encodes MAKIKKGDLVQVISGAKPERGGDRGKQGKVLEILSEQNRVIVEGVNYVTKHNRVGQTQRGTKTGGIETFEAPIHISNVALVDPSTKKPTRVGHRVEEQTKDGVKRTVRVRYAKKSGKDL; translated from the coding sequence ATGGCGAAGATCAAGAAGGGTGACCTCGTTCAGGTCATCTCGGGCGCCAAGCCCGAGCGTGGCGGCGACCGCGGCAAGCAGGGCAAGGTCCTCGAGATCCTGTCCGAGCAGAACCGCGTCATCGTCGAGGGCGTGAACTACGTCACCAAGCACAACCGCGTCGGTCAGACCCAGCGCGGCACCAAGACGGGTGGCATCGAGACCTTCGAAGCCCCCATCCACATCTCCAACGTCGCTCTCGTCGACCCCTCGACCAAGAAGCCGACCCGTGTCGGCCACCGTGTCGAGGAGCAGACGAAGGATGGCGTCAAGCGCACGGTCCGCGTGCGCTACGCGAAGAAGTCAGGTAAGGACCTCTGA
- the rpsC gene encoding 30S ribosomal protein S3: MGQKVNPYGFRLGITTDHVSRWFSDSTKPGQRYADYVAEDIKIRKLLQSNLDRAGVSNIEIERTRDRVRVDIHTARPGIVIGRRGAEAERIRTDLEKLTGKQIQLNILEVKNPEADAQLVAQGVAEQLTARVAFRRAMRKGLQGAQRAGAKGVRIQVSGRLGGAEMSRSEFYREGRVPLHTLRANIDYGFYEAKTTFGRIGVKVWIYKGDLTNKELAREQANAPKAPRGRDDRGGDRRRGPRNEAPVAEGASA, translated from the coding sequence ATGGGACAGAAGGTAAACCCGTACGGCTTCCGCCTCGGCATCACCACGGACCACGTGTCTCGGTGGTTCTCGGATTCGACGAAGCCGGGCCAGCGTTACGCCGACTACGTCGCCGAGGACATCAAGATCCGCAAGCTCCTGCAGTCGAACCTCGACCGCGCGGGCGTCAGCAACATCGAGATCGAGCGCACGCGTGACCGCGTTCGCGTCGACATCCACACTGCCCGCCCGGGCATCGTGATCGGCCGCCGCGGCGCCGAGGCCGAGCGCATCCGCACCGACCTCGAGAAGCTCACCGGCAAGCAGATCCAGCTGAACATCCTCGAGGTCAAGAACCCCGAGGCTGACGCTCAGCTGGTGGCACAGGGTGTCGCCGAGCAGCTCACCGCACGTGTGGCCTTCCGCCGCGCGATGCGCAAGGGTCTGCAGGGCGCACAGCGTGCCGGCGCCAAGGGCGTTCGCATCCAGGTCTCCGGCCGCCTCGGCGGCGCCGAGATGAGCCGTTCGGAGTTCTACCGCGAGGGTCGTGTGCCGCTGCACACGCTGCGCGCGAACATCGACTACGGCTTCTACGAGGCGAAGACCACCTTCGGCCGCATCGGCGTGAAGGTCTGGATCTACAAGGGCGACCTCACCAACAAGGAACTCGCACGCGAGCAGGCCAACGCACCGAAGGCTCCCCGTGGTCGTGACGACCGTGGCGGCGACCGTCGACGTGGCCCCCGCAACGAGGCCCCCGTCGCAGAAGGAGCGTCTGCCTGA
- the rpsQ gene encoding 30S ribosomal protein S17 — protein sequence MAETTEKKAPAKKAPAKKVAAAEAVVDQVKGHESSERDVRDASARGYRKSRRGYVVSDKMDKTIVVEVEDRVKHPLYGKVIRRTSKVKAHDESNSAGIGDLVLINETRPLSATKRWRLVEILEKAK from the coding sequence ATGGCTGAGACGACCGAGAAGAAGGCGCCCGCCAAGAAGGCGCCCGCCAAGAAGGTTGCTGCGGCCGAGGCCGTCGTGGACCAGGTCAAGGGCCACGAGAGCTCCGAGCGCGACGTCCGTGACGCCAGCGCCCGTGGCTACCGCAAGTCGCGTCGCGGCTACGTCGTGAGCGACAAGATGGACAAGACGATCGTTGTCGAGGTCGAGGACCGCGTTAAGCACCCCCTCTACGGCAAGGTCATCCGTCGCACCTCGAAGGTCAAGGCGCACGACGAGTCCAACAGCGCCGGCATCGGCGACCTCGTCCTCATCAACGAGACCCGTCCGCTGAGCGCCACCAAGCGCTGGCGCCTGGTCGAGATCCTCGAGAAGGCCAAGTAA
- the rplW gene encoding 50S ribosomal protein L23, with the protein MTTINKDPRDIILKPVVSEKSYGLIDEGKYTFLVDPRATKTEIKLAIEKIFGVKVAAVNTINRVGKARRTRFGTGKRKDTKRAIVTLKSGTIDIFTAVG; encoded by the coding sequence ATGACCACCATCAACAAGGACCCGCGCGACATCATCCTGAAGCCGGTCGTCTCCGAGAAGAGCTACGGGCTCATCGACGAGGGCAAGTACACGTTCCTCGTGGACCCCCGCGCGACCAAGACCGAGATCAAGCTCGCCATCGAGAAGATCTTCGGTGTCAAGGTGGCCGCGGTCAACACGATCAATCGCGTCGGCAAGGCCCGCCGCACCCGCTTCGGCACCGGAAAGCGCAAGGACACCAAGCGCGCCATCGTCACGCTGAAGTCGGGCACCATCGACATCTTCACGGCAGTCGGCTGA
- the rplN gene encoding 50S ribosomal protein L14 gives MIQQESRLKVADNTGAKELLTIRVLGGSHRRYAGLGDIIVATVKDAIPGGNVKKGDVVKAVIVRTKKETRRPDGSYIKFDENAAVILKNDGEPRGTRIFGPVGRELRDKKFMKIVSLAPEVI, from the coding sequence GTGATTCAGCAGGAATCCCGGCTCAAGGTCGCCGACAACACCGGCGCCAAGGAGCTGCTCACCATTCGTGTGCTCGGTGGCTCGCACCGTCGGTATGCCGGCCTCGGTGACATCATCGTCGCGACGGTCAAGGACGCCATCCCGGGCGGCAACGTCAAGAAGGGCGATGTGGTCAAGGCCGTCATCGTCCGCACCAAGAAGGAGACGCGCCGTCCCGACGGCTCGTACATCAAGTTCGACGAGAACGCCGCCGTCATCCTGAAGAACGACGGGGAGCCCCGCGGCACCCGTATCTTCGGACCGGTCGGTCGTGAGCTTCGTGACAAGAAGTTCATGAAGATCGTCTCGCTCGCCCCGGAGGTCATTTAG
- the rplB gene encoding 50S ribosomal protein L2: MAIRKYKPTTPGRRGSSVADFAEITRSTPEKSLLRPLSKTGGRNNQGRITTRHIGGGHKRQYRVIDFRRHDKDGIDARVAHIEYDPNRTARIALLHYADGEKRYIIAPAKLSQGDVIESGAGADIKPGNNLPLRNIPTGTVIHAIELRPGGGAKMARSAGASVRLVAKDGIYAQLRLPSGEIRNVDARCRATIGEVGNAEQSNINWGKAGRMRWKGVRPTVRGVAMNPVDHPHGGGEGKTSGGRHPVSPWGQKEGRTRHANKESDKYIVRRRNAGKKRK, from the coding sequence ATGGCTATTCGCAAGTACAAGCCCACGACCCCGGGTCGCCGCGGCTCGTCGGTGGCCGACTTCGCTGAGATCACCCGATCGACGCCCGAGAAGTCGCTCCTCCGCCCGCTCAGCAAGACCGGTGGTCGCAACAACCAGGGTCGCATCACGACCCGTCACATCGGTGGTGGACACAAGCGTCAGTACCGCGTCATCGACTTCCGTCGCCATGACAAGGACGGCATCGACGCTCGGGTCGCTCACATCGAGTACGACCCGAACCGCACCGCCCGCATCGCCCTTCTGCACTATGCAGATGGCGAGAAGCGTTACATCATCGCTCCGGCGAAGCTGTCGCAGGGTGACGTGATCGAGTCCGGCGCCGGCGCCGACATCAAGCCCGGCAACAACCTGCCGCTGCGCAACATCCCCACCGGTACCGTGATCCACGCGATCGAGCTGCGTCCCGGTGGCGGAGCGAAGATGGCCCGTTCGGCCGGCGCATCCGTGCGTCTGGTCGCCAAGGACGGCATCTACGCTCAGCTGCGTCTGCCCTCGGGCGAGATCCGCAACGTCGATGCGCGCTGCCGCGCGACCATCGGCGAGGTCGGCAACGCCGAGCAGTCGAACATCAACTGGGGTAAGGCCGGCCGCATGCGGTGGAAGGGCGTTCGCCCGACCGTCCGTGGTGTCGCCATGAACCCGGTCGACCACCCGCACGGTGGTGGCGAGGGTAAGACGTCCGGTGGACGTCACCCGGTGAGCCCGTGGGGCCAGAAAGAAGGCCGCACGCGTCACGCCAACAAGGAAAGCGACAAGTACATCGTCCGTCGTCGCAACGCCGGCAAGAAGCGCAAGTAG
- the rplR gene encoding 50S ribosomal protein L18, whose protein sequence is MAVTSKSVARSRRHTRLRKKVVGTAERPRLVVNRSSRHVFVQLVDDAQGHTVASASTLEADLRAFDGDKTAKARKVGELVAERAKAAGVSDAVFDRGGNRYAGRVAAIADGAREGGLNL, encoded by the coding sequence ATGGCTGTGACATCAAAGTCAGTCGCGCGTTCGCGTCGTCACACCCGTCTTCGCAAGAAGGTCGTCGGTACGGCGGAGCGTCCTCGCCTCGTCGTGAACCGTTCATCGCGTCACGTCTTCGTGCAGCTCGTGGACGACGCCCAGGGCCACACCGTGGCTTCGGCGTCGACCCTCGAGGCCGATCTGCGTGCGTTCGATGGTGACAAGACCGCCAAGGCCCGCAAGGTCGGCGAGCTCGTCGCCGAGCGCGCCAAGGCCGCCGGCGTCTCCGACGCCGTGTTCGACCGCGGAGGCAACCGCTACGCGGGCCGCGTCGCCGCTATTGCGGACGGCGCCCGTGAGGGAGGTCTGAACCTGTGA
- the rpsS gene encoding 30S ribosomal protein S19 encodes MPRSLKKGPFVDEHLLRKVVVQNEAGSKNVIKTWSRRSMIIPAMLGHTIAVHDGRKHIPVFVSETMVGHKLGEFAPTRTFRGHVKDDKKGRRR; translated from the coding sequence ATGCCACGCAGTCTTAAGAAGGGCCCCTTCGTCGACGAGCACCTGCTTCGCAAGGTTGTCGTCCAGAACGAAGCGGGTAGCAAGAACGTCATCAAGACGTGGTCGCGCCGCTCCATGATCATCCCGGCGATGCTGGGTCACACGATCGCGGTGCACGACGGTCGCAAGCACATCCCTGTGTTTGTGTCCGAGACCATGGTCGGCCACAAACTGGGCGAATTCGCGCCCACCCGCACCTTCCGCGGCCATGTGAAGGACGACAAGAAGGGCCGCCGCCGCTAG
- the rpsH gene encoding 30S ribosomal protein S8 — MTMTDPVADMLTRLRNANSAHHDSVSMPSSKLKTNIAEILKKEGYIAEWIVEDARVGQTLSLTLKYGPNRERSIVGIKRVSKPGLRVYAKSTEIPTVLGGLGVAILSTSSGLLTDRQAEQKGVGGEVIAYVW, encoded by the coding sequence ATGACAATGACAGACCCGGTCGCAGACATGCTGACCCGTCTGCGCAACGCGAACTCGGCGCACCACGACTCCGTGTCGATGCCGAGCTCGAAGCTCAAGACGAACATCGCCGAGATCCTCAAGAAGGAGGGTTACATCGCCGAGTGGATCGTCGAAGACGCACGCGTCGGCCAGACCCTCTCCCTCACGCTGAAGTACGGCCCGAACCGCGAGCGGTCGATCGTCGGCATCAAGCGCGTCTCCAAGCCCGGTCTTCGCGTGTACGCGAAGTCGACCGAGATCCCCACCGTTCTCGGTGGCCTCGGCGTCGCCATCCTGTCCACCTCCTCCGGTCTGCTTACTGACCGTCAGGCCGAGCAGAAGGGCGTGGGCGGGGAAGTCATCGCCTACGTGTGGTGA
- the rpsE gene encoding 30S ribosomal protein S5, whose product MSENKENEVTATEQSAEQVAPAEATAPAEATTEREREPRRGGRERNQNQRDRGGRDADKSQFLERVVTINRVSKVVKGGRRFSFTALVVVGDGNGVVGVGYGKAREVPLAISKGVEEAKRNFFRVPRVGSTIPHPVQGEAAAGVVLLRPAAAGTGVIAGGPVRAVLECAGIHDVLSKSLGSSNTINIVHATVAALKQLEEPRAVAARRGLDYDAVVPAIIIRNEAKAAAAQKVGA is encoded by the coding sequence GTGAGTGAGAACAAGGAGAACGAAGTGACCGCCACCGAGCAGTCCGCCGAGCAGGTCGCGCCGGCCGAGGCCACCGCGCCTGCCGAGGCGACGACCGAGCGCGAGCGCGAGCCGCGTCGCGGTGGTCGTGAGCGCAACCAGAACCAGCGTGACCGCGGTGGCCGTGATGCCGACAAGAGCCAGTTCCTGGAGCGCGTCGTCACGATCAACCGTGTGTCGAAGGTCGTCAAGGGTGGTCGTCGCTTCAGCTTCACCGCTCTCGTCGTCGTCGGTGACGGAAACGGCGTCGTCGGCGTCGGCTACGGCAAGGCGCGCGAAGTCCCCCTCGCCATCTCCAAGGGTGTCGAAGAGGCCAAGCGCAACTTCTTCCGCGTGCCCCGCGTCGGCTCCACCATCCCGCACCCGGTGCAGGGTGAGGCAGCCGCCGGTGTGGTGCTCCTGCGTCCCGCAGCAGCTGGTACCGGTGTTATCGCCGGTGGCCCGGTGCGTGCAGTGCTCGAGTGCGCCGGCATCCACGATGTGCTCTCGAAGTCGCTCGGTTCGTCGAACACGATCAACATCGTGCACGCGACCGTCGCCGCGCTCAAGCAGCTCGAGGAACCGCGTGCGGTCGCCGCACGTCGTGGCCTCGACTACGACGCGGTCGTTCCGGCGATCATCATCCGCAACGAGGCCAAGGCCGCAGCGGCGCAGAAGGTAGGTGCCTGA
- the rpmC gene encoding 50S ribosomal protein L29: protein MAIGTKQLAPSELDTFEDQRLVEELRKAKEELFNLRFQSATGQLESHGRIRAVKRDIARLYTVIRERELGIRATPAPVEATTKAKKTKAKKADAADEAVKEEAE, encoded by the coding sequence ATGGCGATCGGCACCAAGCAGCTCGCACCAAGCGAGCTCGATACGTTCGAAGACCAGCGCCTCGTCGAGGAGCTGCGCAAGGCCAAGGAAGAGCTGTTCAACCTGCGCTTCCAGTCGGCCACCGGCCAGCTCGAGAGCCACGGTCGCATCCGTGCGGTCAAGCGCGACATCGCGCGGCTCTACACCGTGATCCGTGAGCGCGAGCTCGGCATTCGTGCCACGCCCGCTCCCGTGGAAGCCACGACGAAGGCGAAGAAGACGAAGGCCAAGAAGGCGGATGCCGCTGACGAGGCCGTGAAGGAAGAGGCCGAGTAA
- the rplC gene encoding 50S ribosomal protein L3 → MADINSKISKGLLGTKLGMTQVWNEQGKLIPVTVIEVAPNVVTQVRTPEKDGYNAVQIAYGQIDPRKVNKPQTAHFEAAGVTPRRHLTEVRTADAAEYSLGQELTVDGVFEAGQLVDVVGTSKGKGFAGVMKRHNFKGVSASHGAHRNHRKPGSIGASSTPSRVFKGMRMAGRMGGERVTVLNLTVHAIDAEKGLMLVKGAVPGARGRMVYVRNAVKGA, encoded by the coding sequence ATGGCTGACATCAACTCCAAGATTTCCAAGGGACTGCTGGGCACCAAGCTCGGCATGACCCAGGTGTGGAACGAGCAGGGCAAGCTCATTCCCGTCACCGTCATCGAGGTTGCTCCGAACGTGGTCACCCAGGTTCGCACCCCCGAGAAGGACGGCTACAACGCTGTGCAGATCGCCTACGGCCAGATTGACCCGCGTAAGGTCAACAAGCCGCAGACGGCCCACTTCGAGGCCGCAGGCGTGACCCCGCGTCGTCACCTCACCGAGGTCCGCACCGCGGACGCCGCCGAGTACTCGCTCGGTCAGGAGCTCACGGTGGATGGCGTCTTCGAGGCCGGCCAGCTGGTCGACGTCGTCGGCACCAGCAAGGGCAAGGGCTTCGCCGGTGTCATGAAGCGTCACAACTTCAAGGGTGTCTCCGCTTCGCACGGTGCACACCGCAACCACCGCAAGCCGGGCTCGATCGGCGCTTCGTCGACTCCGAGCCGCGTCTTCAAGGGCATGCGCATGGCCGGCCGTATGGGCGGCGAGCGCGTGACCGTTCTCAACCTGACCGTGCACGCGATCGACGCCGAGAAGGGCCTGATGCTCGTCAAGGGCGCCGTCCCCGGTGCGCGTGGCCGCATGGTCTACGTCCGCAACGCAGTGAAGGGGGCCTAG
- the rplF gene encoding 50S ribosomal protein L6 codes for MSRIGRLPIDIPADVTITVNGQDVAVKGPKGELSLTVARPIEVKVEENQILVSRPDDERESRSLHGLTRTLISNNIIGVTQGYTKGLEVVGTGYRVAQKGGSVEFALGFSHPVLVDPPVGITFTVEGNNKLTVSGIDKQAVGEAAANIRKIRKPEPYKGKGVRYAGEVVRRKAGKAGK; via the coding sequence ATGTCGCGTATCGGACGTCTTCCCATCGACATCCCCGCGGACGTGACCATCACGGTCAACGGCCAGGATGTCGCAGTCAAGGGCCCCAAGGGCGAGCTCTCGCTCACCGTGGCGCGCCCCATCGAGGTCAAGGTCGAGGAGAACCAGATCCTGGTCTCCCGTCCCGATGACGAGCGCGAGTCGCGTTCGCTTCACGGCCTGACCCGCACCCTGATCAGCAACAACATCATCGGTGTGACGCAGGGCTACACCAAGGGCCTCGAGGTCGTCGGCACGGGTTACCGTGTCGCGCAGAAGGGCGGCTCCGTCGAGTTCGCCCTCGGCTTCTCGCACCCCGTTCTGGTCGACCCGCCTGTCGGGATCACGTTCACGGTCGAGGGCAACAACAAGCTCACCGTGAGTGGCATTGACAAGCAGGCCGTCGGCGAGGCGGCTGCCAACATCCGCAAGATCCGCAAGCCCGAGCCGTACAAGGGCAAGGGTGTGCGTTACGCCGGCGAAGTTGTTCGGCGCAAGGCCGGAAAGGCTGGTAAGTAA
- the rplV gene encoding 50S ribosomal protein L22: MVESIARVRHIRVTPQKARRVVALIKGKQAQEALAILKFAPQSASEPIYKLVASAMANARVKSDAANEYLDDQDLYITNAYVDEGTTLKRFRPRAQGRAFQIKKRTSHITVVLSTPEVADAAPAAQKKASK, translated from the coding sequence ATGGTGGAGTCCATCGCACGCGTGCGACACATCCGCGTGACCCCTCAGAAGGCTCGTCGTGTCGTCGCGCTGATCAAGGGGAAGCAGGCCCAGGAGGCCTTGGCGATCCTGAAGTTCGCGCCGCAGAGCGCAAGTGAGCCGATCTACAAGCTGGTCGCATCCGCTATGGCGAACGCTCGCGTCAAGTCCGACGCAGCGAACGAGTACCTGGATGACCAGGATCTGTACATCACCAACGCCTACGTGGACGAGGGCACGACGCTGAAGCGTTTCCGCCCCCGTGCACAGGGCCGCGCGTTCCAGATCAAGAAGCGCACGAGCCACATCACGGTCGTGCTTTCCACGCCTGAGGTCGCTGACGCGGCTCCGGCCGCCCAGAAGAAGGCGAGCAAGTAA
- the rpmD gene encoding 50S ribosomal protein L30, with amino-acid sequence MAQRLKVTQIKSKVSEKQNQRDTLRSLGLKRIGDSVVRPDDAQNRGYVKTVAHLVNVEEID; translated from the coding sequence ATGGCTCAGCGTCTGAAGGTGACGCAGATCAAGTCCAAGGTGAGCGAAAAGCAGAACCAGCGTGACACGCTGCGCAGCCTCGGTCTCAAGCGGATCGGCGACTCCGTCGTCCGTCCCGACGACGCGCAGAACCGCGGGTACGTCAAGACCGTCGCCCACCTCGTGAACGTTGAGGAGATCGACTAA
- the rplP gene encoding 50S ribosomal protein L16 encodes MLIPRKVKYRKQHHPGRSGQATGGTKVSFGEYGIQALTPAYVTNRQIESARIAMTRHIKRGGKVWINIYPDRPLTKKPAETRMGSGKGSPEWWVANVKPGRVLFEVAGVSEELAREALTRAIHKLPLKARIIKREEGDA; translated from the coding sequence ATGCTTATTCCCCGTAAGGTCAAGTACCGCAAGCAGCACCACCCGGGTCGCTCGGGCCAGGCCACCGGTGGCACCAAGGTGTCGTTCGGTGAGTACGGCATCCAGGCGCTGACTCCGGCATATGTGACCAACCGTCAGATCGAGTCCGCTCGTATCGCCATGACGCGTCACATCAAGCGTGGCGGAAAGGTGTGGATCAACATCTACCCCGACCGTCCGCTCACCAAGAAGCCCGCCGAAACCCGCATGGGTTCCGGTAAGGGTTCACCGGAGTGGTGGGTTGCGAACGTCAAGCCGGGTCGCGTCCTCTTCGAGGTCGCCGGCGTCAGCGAGGAACTCGCTCGCGAGGCACTCACCCGTGCCATCCACAAGCTGCCCCTGAAGGCACGCATCATCAAGCGCGAGGAGGGCGACGCGTAA
- the rplO gene encoding 50S ribosomal protein L15: MAEKAEKTEAVKAEANVKAAAPKKAAAEKAPKAAPAKAADKAEKAPAKKAAPKAAAKPKADAPAARPGVLKVHHLRPVPGSNTAKTRVGRGEGSKGKTAGRGTKGQKARYQVKAGFEGGQMPLHMRTPKLRGFKNPFRVEYQVVNLDKLAELYPKGGDVTITDLVAKGAVRKNEKVKVLGTGDIAVKLTVSVDKVSGSAEQKIVAAGGTVK; the protein is encoded by the coding sequence ATGGCCGAGAAGGCTGAGAAGACCGAAGCCGTCAAGGCAGAGGCGAACGTGAAGGCTGCTGCCCCCAAGAAGGCTGCTGCCGAGAAGGCCCCCAAGGCTGCCCCGGCGAAGGCTGCCGACAAGGCGGAGAAGGCCCCTGCGAAGAAGGCTGCTCCCAAGGCTGCCGCGAAGCCGAAGGCGGATGCCCCGGCAGCCCGTCCCGGCGTGCTGAAGGTGCACCACCTGCGTCCGGTCCCCGGATCCAACACCGCAAAGACCCGCGTGGGTCGCGGTGAGGGTTCCAAGGGTAAGACCGCGGGTCGTGGCACCAAGGGCCAGAAGGCCCGTTACCAGGTCAAGGCCGGGTTCGAGGGTGGGCAGATGCCGCTGCACATGCGCACCCCGAAGCTGCGCGGGTTCAAGAACCCGTTCCGCGTCGAGTACCAGGTCGTCAACCTCGACAAGCTGGCTGAGCTCTACCCGAAGGGCGGCGATGTCACCATCACCGACCTCGTGGCCAAGGGCGCCGTTCGCAAGAACGAGAAGGTCAAGGTGCTGGGCACCGGCGACATCGCGGTGAAGCTCACCGTGTCCGTCGACAAGGTCTCGGGTTCTGCCGAGCAGAAGATCGTCGCCGCAGGCGGCACCGTCAAGTAG
- the rplE gene encoding 50S ribosomal protein L5, which yields MSSITAAPAGKIQPRLKQKYNAEIKKQLQEEFGYTNVNQIPGLVKVVVNTGVGEAARDSKVIDGAVDDLTKITGQKPIVTKARKSIAQFKLREGQAIGAHVTLRGDRAWEFIDRLVSLALPRIRDFRGLSPKQFDGNGNYTFGLQEQSVFHEIDQDKIDRVRGFDITVVTSAKTDAEGRALLRLLGFPLRPDDEIQA from the coding sequence ATGAGCAGCATCACTGCTGCGCCGGCTGGCAAGATCCAGCCGCGCCTGAAGCAGAAGTACAACGCCGAGATCAAGAAGCAGCTGCAGGAAGAGTTCGGTTACACGAACGTCAACCAGATTCCCGGCCTGGTCAAGGTCGTGGTGAACACCGGTGTCGGTGAGGCAGCTCGCGACAGCAAGGTGATCGATGGTGCGGTCGACGACCTCACCAAGATCACCGGCCAGAAGCCGATCGTCACGAAGGCCCGCAAGTCCATCGCACAGTTCAAGCTGCGCGAGGGCCAGGCCATCGGTGCGCACGTCACCCTCCGTGGCGACCGCGCATGGGAGTTCATCGACCGTCTCGTGTCGCTGGCGCTTCCCCGCATCCGTGACTTCCGCGGCCTGTCGCCCAAGCAGTTCGACGGCAACGGAAACTACACCTTCGGCCTGCAGGAGCAGTCGGTGTTCCACGAGATCGATCAGGACAAGATCGACCGCGTGCGCGGCTTCGACATCACGGTCGTCACCTCGGCGAAGACGGATGCCGAGGGTCGGGCGCTGCTGCGCCTCCTGGGCTTCCCGCTCCGCCCGGACGACGAGATCCAGGCATAG
- the rplD gene encoding 50S ribosomal protein L4 — protein sequence MADSTLALDVRSANGKKAGSVELPAAIFDVKTNIPLIHQVVVAQRAAARQGTHSTKRRGEVSGAGRKPFKQKGTGNARQGSIRAPHMTGGGIVHGPKPRDYSQRTPKKMIAAALLGALSDRARGARLHVVDSFGIEGSPSTKAAAAVLTQLAPTLKRILVVIERGDEVTVKSVRNLAYVHVLTFDQLNAYDVLVSDDIVFTKAAYEAFVASKAVATQEVSA from the coding sequence ATGGCCGACTCGACTCTCGCGCTCGACGTCCGAAGCGCAAACGGCAAGAAGGCAGGCTCAGTGGAGCTGCCCGCCGCGATCTTCGACGTCAAGACGAACATTCCGCTGATCCACCAGGTCGTCGTCGCGCAGCGCGCGGCGGCTCGCCAGGGCACCCACTCGACCAAGCGTCGCGGTGAGGTCTCCGGTGCCGGCCGCAAGCCCTTCAAGCAGAAGGGCACGGGTAACGCCCGTCAGGGCTCGATCCGCGCGCCGCACATGACCGGTGGTGGCATCGTCCACGGCCCGAAGCCGCGCGACTACTCGCAGCGCACGCCCAAGAAGATGATCGCCGCCGCCCTGCTGGGCGCGCTCAGCGATCGTGCTCGTGGCGCTCGCCTGCACGTCGTCGACTCCTTCGGCATCGAGGGCTCGCCCTCGACCAAGGCTGCTGCTGCGGTCCTGACCCAGCTTGCGCCGACGCTGAAGCGCATCCTGGTCGTCATCGAGCGTGGCGACGAGGTCACCGTGAAGAGCGTGCGCAACCTCGCGTACGTGCACGTCCTCACGTTCGACCAGCTCAACGCCTACGACGTGCTCGTCTCTGACGACATCGTCTTCACCAAGGCCGCCTACGAGGCATTCGTCGCTTCCAAGGCCGTCGCCACCCAGGAGGTCTCGGCATGA